One Pomacea canaliculata isolate SZHN2017 linkage group LG9, ASM307304v1, whole genome shotgun sequence DNA segment encodes these proteins:
- the LOC112572069 gene encoding uncharacterized protein LOC112572069, with amino-acid sequence MSLPSSFLLLVGAVFIHIVLAQESVVTRCSRDPAAVFAHPDNCHQYFNCSADSNRVYPAGLVGPDSHNFYLSECPYPQYFNEVTLQCDDYHRVQCGDKFKPVDQCEYTRYTCIRSHCMPCYLRSPSCKGLQDGANVFTHREWSPFFIVCEDQRLVNTSTCPPHQELQMNQLFSPNLGRCASLYEIPKEHGGLFFDCSGRPDGLYPDDVTNKVNLLFRCLSGVLVEILV; translated from the exons ATGTCTCTTCCATCGTCTTTCCTTCTTCTCGTCGGAGCTGTCTTCATTCACATCGTTCTCGCACAAG AGTCCGTGGTCACCAGATGCTCCAGGGACCCCGCTGCAGTGTTCGCCCACCCGGACAACTGTCACCAGTACTTCAACTGCAGTGCCGACTCCAACCGTGTCTACCCCGCTGGACTTGTGGGCCCAGACTCGCACAATTTTTACCTGAGCGAATGCCCCTACCCTCAGTATTTTAATGAGGTTACCTTGCAGTGTGACGATTACCACCGAGTGCAGTGTGGAGACAAGTTCAAACCGGTAGACCAAT GTGAGTATACTCGATACACGTGTATCAGGAGTCACTGCATGCCCTGCTACCTGCGGTCACCGAGCTGCAAAGGTCTGCAAGATGGCGCCAACGTCTTCACACACCGAGAATGGAGTCCGTTCTTTATTGTTTGTGAGGACCAGCGACTCGTCAACACCAGTACCTGCCCACCACATCAGGAACTACAAATGAATCAG TTGTTCTCGCCAAACCTCGGGAGATGTGCTAGCCTGTATGAAATACCAAAGGAGCATGGCGGCTTGTTCTTTGACTGCTCAGGTCGTCCTGACGGTTTGTACCCGGATGACGTCACCAACAAAGTCAACCTCCTCTTCCGATGCCTTTCGGGGGTGCTAGTGGAAATCTTGGTGTGA